Proteins encoded in a region of the Melissococcus plutonius ATCC 35311 genome:
- a CDS encoding FUSC family protein — translation MIHHLFNTPINKEKIIQKLRVVSREKLPVILFFFSLFFFISYFFGLSYIFFVVNFTFTFKMNYQKHLSFYSLIRLAITLFFLGICGFLASTQFIWLIILNLLVPFIVVTTSSLSRFNQFEYFPYYMCFILCELMVVPSFTAKLGGFTFGLGFTLLWLIAIQKCLPTNKKMSQMDYQQGFQLISTILEKYNQKESYTVLLPQLEMLMKKLYKQIPLELDNREIIKGRRDYNYALLFQRAVYFFKQPNSLSFSTNFSQNCLLSCAKYFKSLSQLDWQSKDEMIQCKNEAEELSNELKRTTDEYSKFLEILITHVLFLFDLPEDHKDSSMKQWYKSIKQFRIKNKLLLLINESFERRMAVKFSITLIVSFIFMYLIGLERTYWLPMMVLYILRPSNEDSIRFAKIRFYGTLIGGCLSLLLLTIFPYLWVHLTIACVTGTFVFVLVPSITQVTLSTIFAISLSTLTISNIVATELRIFYVLIAIVIVLMVNLIFFPINKNYLLHYNLKQLFRLQSLYLEIFKTFLEEKVDYTLIVHLHIHYNLSHDQTIELLQQMKLPKKELLFYEKTLGDSWLMIANIEQMIHFTNMYSGLDLPTKNRLSNNILSSIYVLNIIGEKLGLNKNMATKFCQIPTSFEREFPGNKELTIFFTQYTKLLSQLYQITCAYENKLRSKKSLFY, via the coding sequence ATGATTCACCATCTTTTTAATACACCTATCAATAAAGAAAAAATCATTCAGAAATTAAGAGTAGTTTCAAGAGAAAAATTACCAGTGATCTTATTTTTTTTCAGTTTATTTTTCTTTATCTCTTATTTTTTTGGACTTTCTTATATTTTCTTTGTTGTTAACTTTACCTTTACATTTAAAATGAATTACCAAAAGCATCTTTCATTTTATTCACTTATTCGGTTAGCTATTACTCTATTTTTTCTAGGAATATGTGGCTTTTTAGCCAGCACACAATTTATTTGGTTAATTATACTGAATTTATTGGTTCCTTTTATTGTTGTAACAACGAGTTCACTATCCAGATTTAATCAATTTGAATATTTTCCTTATTATATGTGTTTTATTCTTTGTGAATTAATGGTAGTACCATCGTTTACTGCTAAGTTAGGTGGTTTTACTTTTGGTTTAGGATTTACTTTATTATGGTTAATTGCTATTCAAAAATGTTTACCAACGAATAAGAAAATGTCACAGATGGACTACCAGCAAGGTTTTCAATTAATCTCAACTATTTTAGAAAAATATAACCAAAAAGAATCTTATACCGTTTTATTGCCACAGTTAGAAATGTTAATGAAAAAACTATATAAGCAAATTCCTTTGGAATTGGATAATAGAGAGATTATCAAAGGTAGAAGAGATTATAATTATGCATTATTGTTTCAACGGGCTGTTTATTTTTTTAAACAACCTAATTCACTTTCCTTTTCAACTAATTTTTCACAGAATTGTCTGCTTTCATGTGCAAAGTATTTCAAATCGTTAAGCCAACTAGATTGGCAATCAAAGGATGAAATGATACAATGTAAAAATGAAGCAGAAGAATTGTCGAATGAATTAAAACGAACAACTGATGAATATTCAAAATTTTTAGAAATTTTAATAACACATGTTTTATTTTTATTTGATCTACCTGAAGACCATAAAGATTCTTCTATGAAGCAATGGTATAAAAGCATTAAACAATTCAGAATAAAAAATAAATTACTTCTTTTGATAAATGAATCTTTTGAACGACGTATGGCTGTTAAATTTAGTATTACATTAATTGTAAGCTTTATTTTTATGTACTTAATAGGACTAGAGAGAACTTACTGGTTACCAATGATGGTACTTTACATTTTAAGACCATCTAATGAGGATAGTATTCGGTTTGCAAAAATTAGATTTTATGGAACACTTATCGGTGGTTGTTTGAGTTTACTTCTTTTAACTATATTTCCTTATCTATGGGTTCATCTTACAATTGCTTGTGTAACAGGTACCTTTGTATTCGTCCTTGTGCCAAGTATCACACAGGTAACTTTATCAACCATTTTTGCGATATCATTATCTACATTAACTATTTCTAATATAGTTGCAACAGAATTACGTATATTTTATGTTTTGATTGCTATTGTGATTGTGCTAATGGTCAATCTTATCTTTTTCCCAATTAATAAAAACTATTTGTTACATTACAATTTAAAACAACTCTTTCGATTACAATCATTATATTTAGAAATTTTTAAAACTTTTTTGGAAGAAAAAGTAGATTATACTCTTATTGTTCATTTACATATTCATTATAATTTAAGTCATGATCAAACGATTGAATTGCTTCAACAAATGAAATTGCCTAAGAAAGAGTTACTCTTTTATGAAAAAACATTAGGAGATTCTTGGTTAATGATTGCCAATATAGAGCAAATGATTCATTTTACTAATATGTATAGTGGATTAGACTTACCAACAAAAAATAGATTGTCCAATAATATTCTTTCTTCAATTTATGTATTAAATATCATAGGAGAGAAACTCGGCTTAAATAAAAACATGGCTACTAAGTTCTGTCAGATACCAACTTCTTTTGAAAGAGAGTTTCCAGGAAATAAAGAATTAACTATTTTTTTCACTCAATATACAAAACTTTTATCACAGTTATACCAAATAACTTGTGCTTATGAGAATAAACTTAGAAGTAAAAAAAGCTTGTTTTACTAA
- a CDS encoding Nramp family divalent metal transporter: MATNQKAQQTKHKFINHINGPSLEEINGTIEVPKGMGFWKTLFAYSGPGALVAVGYMDPGNWSTSITGGQNFQYLLISIILLSSLIAMLLQNLSAKLGIVSRMDLAQAIRARTSKPLGVILWILTELAIMATDIAEVIGGAIALYLLFHIPLLIATFITVFDVLLLLLLTKIGFRKIEALVVCLILVILFVFGYQVILSQPNWMNVLGGFIPRREAFASSPVIGGQSPLAGTLGIIGATVMPHNFYLHSAITQSRKVDYSDEEDIARTVRFSMLDSNIQLGAAFFVNALLLIMGVAVFKTGAVKDPSFFGLYDALSNPALLGNHVLGNVASSGALSTLFAVALLASGQNATITGTLTGQVVMEGFIHMRMPLWLRRLVTRLLAVIPVLVCVLLTSGKTEIQEHEAINNLMNNSQVFLAFALPFSIVPLLMLTDSEAEMGKFKNTLIVRILGWISVLGLIYLNFTGLPGALEDFFGDQATKGQIAFADNLAYFIIVAVCALLIWTVIELYKGNKKISTMNKNHDQIQPSIH; the protein is encoded by the coding sequence TTGGCTACAAACCAAAAAGCACAGCAAACTAAACATAAATTTATTAATCACATCAATGGTCCTTCTTTGGAAGAAATAAATGGAACCATTGAAGTCCCTAAAGGGATGGGATTTTGGAAAACTCTCTTTGCTTATTCTGGTCCAGGTGCTTTGGTTGCCGTTGGTTATATGGACCCAGGCAACTGGTCTACTTCCATTACTGGTGGACAAAATTTTCAATATTTATTGATATCTATTATTTTATTATCTAGCTTGATAGCTATGCTTTTGCAAAACCTATCTGCTAAGTTGGGCATTGTTTCACGAATGGATTTAGCTCAAGCTATTCGTGCACGTACAAGTAAACCGCTAGGTGTTATTTTATGGATTTTAACTGAATTAGCCATTATGGCTACAGATATTGCTGAAGTCATCGGTGGAGCGATTGCTCTTTATCTTTTATTCCATATCCCCTTATTAATTGCAACATTCATTACAGTTTTTGATGTATTGTTATTACTTTTATTGACCAAAATCGGTTTCAGAAAAATTGAAGCATTAGTTGTCTGTTTAATCCTAGTCATTTTATTTGTTTTTGGTTATCAGGTAATTCTGTCACAACCAAATTGGATGAACGTGTTAGGCGGCTTTATTCCTAGACGGGAAGCATTTGCTTCTTCTCCTGTTATTGGTGGTCAATCACCATTAGCTGGAACACTAGGTATTATTGGAGCTACAGTTATGCCACATAATTTTTATCTGCATTCTGCGATTACACAATCTAGAAAGGTCGATTATTCAGATGAGGAAGATATCGCACGTACTGTCCGTTTTTCTATGCTTGATTCAAACATCCAATTAGGAGCTGCATTTTTTGTTAATGCATTATTACTAATTATGGGTGTTGCTGTATTCAAAACAGGTGCAGTAAAAGATCCTTCATTCTTTGGTCTTTATGACGCTCTTTCCAATCCTGCTTTACTAGGAAATCATGTACTAGGAAATGTAGCTTCATCTGGGGCTTTATCCACCTTATTTGCTGTAGCATTATTAGCTTCTGGTCAAAATGCTACCATTACTGGAACCTTAACAGGACAGGTGGTTATGGAAGGATTTATCCATATGCGTATGCCGCTATGGTTAAGACGTTTAGTTACACGACTCCTAGCTGTTATTCCAGTTTTGGTTTGTGTTTTACTAACAAGTGGTAAAACTGAAATTCAAGAACATGAGGCTATCAATAATCTAATGAATAATTCACAAGTATTCTTGGCTTTCGCTTTACCTTTTTCAATTGTTCCCTTATTAATGCTTACAGACAGTGAAGCAGAAATGGGCAAATTTAAAAATACTCTTATTGTTCGTATTTTAGGTTGGATTTCAGTGTTAGGTTTAATTTATTTAAACTTTACTGGATTGCCTGGTGCGTTAGAAGATTTCTTTGGAGATCAAGCAACAAAGGGACAAATTGCATTTGCAGATAACCTGGCTTACTTCATTATTGTTGCTGTATGTGCTTTATTAATTTGGACTGTGATTGAATTGTATAAAGGAAATAAAAAAATTTCTACAATGAATAAAAATCATGATCAAATACAACCATCTATTCATTAA
- a CDS encoding ABC transporter ATP-binding protein translates to MTNIVEVTNLKKTYGKNNETKTQALKGISFSVEKGEFIGIMGASGSGKSTLLNILSTLDKPTTGEVKINQADVTKLKGDTLADFRAKEVGFIFQDFNLLENMTSAENIAVPLSLQGIKPKIIKQRIQQIAQHLSINAVLDKYPTEISGGQKQRVASARALITQPTILLGDEPTGALDSKSAKDLLDMMNKLNTQDKISILMVTHDSFSASYCQRILFIKDGIIHKEIFRGEQSRQKFQQMILSILGTLEQ, encoded by the coding sequence ATGACAAACATAGTTGAAGTAACTAATTTAAAAAAAACATATGGAAAAAATAATGAAACAAAAACACAGGCATTAAAAGGAATTTCCTTTTCAGTAGAAAAAGGTGAATTTATCGGTATTATGGGAGCTTCCGGTTCAGGTAAATCTACCTTACTAAATATCTTATCAACATTAGATAAACCAACTACTGGTGAAGTAAAAATTAATCAGGCTGATGTAACCAAATTAAAAGGAGATACACTTGCTGACTTTCGAGCAAAAGAAGTTGGTTTTATTTTTCAAGATTTTAATTTATTAGAAAACATGACATCAGCTGAAAATATTGCTGTTCCTTTATCTTTGCAAGGTATAAAACCCAAAATAATTAAACAACGAATTCAACAAATCGCTCAACATTTATCAATTAATGCTGTCTTAGATAAGTATCCTACCGAAATTTCTGGCGGTCAAAAACAGCGTGTTGCCTCTGCCAGAGCATTAATTACACAGCCAACAATTCTACTTGGAGATGAACCAACAGGTGCATTAGATTCTAAAAGTGCTAAAGATTTGTTAGATATGATGAATAAATTGAATACTCAGGATAAAATTTCTATTTTAATGGTTACTCATGATTCATTTTCTGCCAGTTATTGTCAACGTATCTTATTTATTAAAGATGGCATTATCCATAAAGAAATTTTCCGTGGTGAACAATCTCGCCAAAAATTCCAGCAAATGATTTTATCTATTCTAGGAACTTTAGAACAATAA
- a CDS encoding ABC transporter permease: MLLKLSMKGIKSRLRDYIILFFGLVIASAIFYMFEAIATNKDFLESNSPISATVQIFQFGSSLLSIVTFFYILYANSFLMTIRQKDYALFLMLGAKVRKIAQMIFIETFMIGLIATLLGSVIGVSLTQLVSKLLTNQLGLTLSHFSAFNLHGLLITLVFFMILFLLAAILNALSIAKKPILTLLRINATPNRLTFNKKFLLLKAILGIGLIAIGYYITTDIYRFKQLGILISLIATMVGTYLIFNSVLIFLLTWLKKMDSISLKQLTNFTLSQLSFRIREYTQMLSMVTILLALSLGALTVGLSFNHLSLESSEGTSRYDLILNNSQKMNQTNVNDLKLTLNVTYSQKENKDCIYYINEEFDRHPLLVNNREDNKKVKKIALASQGIKKIKNQQFLKDLELPNQKEKQIKLVSQSSFNQLPFKISKLQVIQVKNFEEKTTKIRKLATQNKQLNLSYDQMNNMPTEQKIEVYDTMKGLYSGFIFMGFFLGIAFLTMLASCLMFKILSGATSDIIRYNMLKKIGARQYLLKQSITKEIAVLFLAPGSLGVIHVLFGLQLFNSLLNPYQGIWLPFSIFFILYFLYFILTVWLYQSIVLKNEK; the protein is encoded by the coding sequence TTGTTATTGAAATTATCAATGAAGGGAATAAAAAGTCGTTTACGCGATTACATAATTTTATTTTTTGGTTTGGTGATTGCTTCGGCAATTTTTTATATGTTTGAAGCAATTGCAACAAATAAAGACTTTCTGGAATCAAATTCACCCATATCAGCTACAGTTCAGATTTTTCAATTTGGTTCAAGTTTATTGTCTATTGTTACCTTTTTCTATATTCTCTATGCGAATTCATTCTTAATGACCATTCGACAAAAAGATTATGCTTTATTTCTCATGTTAGGTGCAAAAGTTCGTAAGATTGCACAAATGATTTTTATTGAAACATTTATGATTGGTTTAATAGCGACATTATTAGGATCGGTCATTGGTGTTAGCTTGACTCAACTTGTTAGCAAACTATTAACAAATCAATTAGGCCTTACACTATCTCATTTTTCTGCCTTCAATCTTCATGGTTTATTGATTACGTTGGTTTTCTTTATGATTTTATTTTTACTTGCTGCAATTCTTAATGCTCTTTCAATTGCTAAAAAACCTATTCTAACTTTATTACGAATAAATGCTACACCAAACCGTTTAACTTTCAATAAGAAATTTTTATTGCTAAAAGCTATTTTGGGTATTGGATTGATAGCTATTGGTTACTATATTACAACCGATATTTATCGTTTTAAACAATTAGGTATTCTCATTTCACTTATAGCAACCATGGTAGGAACCTATCTGATTTTTAATTCAGTTCTTATATTCCTTTTAACTTGGTTGAAAAAAATGGATTCAATTTCTTTAAAACAATTAACCAATTTTACTTTATCTCAATTGAGTTTTAGAATTCGTGAATACACCCAGATGCTTTCTATGGTTACAATTCTATTAGCTTTATCATTGGGTGCATTAACAGTGGGACTCAGCTTCAATCATTTAAGTCTAGAAAGTTCAGAAGGTACATCAAGGTATGATTTGATTCTAAATAATTCCCAAAAAATGAATCAAACAAATGTAAATGATTTGAAACTAACTTTAAATGTTACCTATTCACAAAAAGAAAATAAAGATTGTATATATTATATCAATGAGGAATTTGATAGACATCCATTATTAGTTAACAATAGAGAAGATAACAAAAAAGTGAAAAAAATAGCTCTAGCAAGTCAGGGAATTAAAAAGATAAAAAATCAACAATTTCTGAAAGATCTAGAATTACCAAATCAAAAAGAAAAGCAAATCAAACTGGTTTCACAATCAAGCTTTAATCAATTACCTTTCAAAATATCAAAGTTACAAGTAATTCAAGTCAAAAATTTTGAAGAAAAAACAACTAAAATTAGAAAACTCGCCACTCAAAATAAACAATTAAACTTATCTTATGATCAAATGAATAATATGCCTACAGAACAAAAAATTGAAGTATATGATACCATGAAAGGCTTATATAGTGGATTTATATTCATGGGTTTTTTCCTAGGTATTGCTTTTTTAACAATGTTGGCGAGTTGTCTAATGTTTAAAATTTTATCTGGTGCAACAAGTGATATTATTCGCTATAATATGTTGAAAAAGATCGGTGCACGTCAATATTTATTGAAACAATCCATCACCAAAGAAATTGCCGTATTATTCTTAGCTCCCGGTAGCTTAGGCGTCATTCATGTATTATTTGGTTTACAATTATTTAACTCGCTTTTAAATCCTTATCAAGGAATTTGGCTACCATTTTCAATTTTCTTTATTCTTTATTTCCTTTATTTTATCTTAACTGTCTGGCTTTACCAAAGTATTGTTTTAAAGAATGAGAAATAA
- the citG gene encoding triphosphoribosyl-dephospho-CoA synthase CitG, whose protein sequence is MLTYEKQIIIQSAQKALLYEVSCFPKPGLVDPIDPGSHQDMDLYTFIDSSVVLNTFFERFLILGEETKMEEPTIVFMKSRALGIAAENEMLTATHQVNTHKGAIFTLGIFLIACGRLEIWQNTVSLIQLQTVIRQLTKKLSEDFDNLHRKETKSLTWGEKLYLETGSLGIRGEAMDGYPGIINKGLPFYHQHTGTKQVKLLDTLLFLLLTIEDTNLLKRSKNMAIYSEIQPLITRYFDLGGVGTSEGKIYLDLLNRLFKKNNWSIGGSADALILTIFLDLLIERNYITM, encoded by the coding sequence ATGCTGACATATGAAAAACAAATCATTATTCAATCTGCTCAGAAAGCACTTTTATATGAAGTCAGTTGTTTTCCAAAACCTGGATTGGTTGATCCAATTGATCCAGGTTCACATCAAGATATGGACCTATATACCTTTATTGATAGTAGTGTTGTTCTAAACACCTTTTTTGAAAGGTTCCTGATTTTAGGTGAGGAAACTAAAATGGAAGAACCAACAATTGTTTTTATGAAAAGTAGAGCTTTAGGAATAGCAGCAGAGAATGAAATGTTAACAGCAACCCATCAAGTTAATACCCATAAAGGCGCTATTTTTACCTTAGGAATTTTTTTAATCGCTTGTGGCCGACTAGAAATTTGGCAGAATACTGTTTCATTGATCCAATTACAAACGGTTATTCGACAGTTAACAAAAAAATTAAGCGAAGATTTTGATAATTTACATAGGAAAGAAACAAAAAGTCTAACTTGGGGAGAAAAGCTTTATCTTGAAACAGGTAGTCTAGGGATACGAGGAGAAGCTATGGATGGGTATCCTGGTATAATAAACAAGGGATTACCCTTTTATCATCAACATACAGGTACAAAACAAGTCAAATTATTAGATACATTGTTATTTCTATTGTTAACGATTGAGGATACAAATTTATTAAAAAGAAGTAAGAATATGGCAATTTACTCAGAAATTCAACCCTTGATTACAAGGTATTTTGATTTAGGCGGAGTTGGTACATCTGAGGGTAAAATATACCTAGACCTGTTAAATAGATTGTTTAAAAAGAATAATTGGAGTATTGGTGGCAGTGCAGATGCCCTAATACTCACCATTTTTCTTGATTTATTGATTGAAAGAAATTATATTACGATGTAA
- the citX gene encoding citrate lyase holo-[acyl-carrier protein] synthase yields MFKSGIPQSIIAILDHREERAKRQEKLLNTYPNTCLITATLNIPGPIKNNQEIHQLMLLGSEKVTNDLTIHDWQILHAEEHSLPVGNEVFWVINTKEYKKIKQLLINIEENFFLGRLFDLDIQYLDQGIPKLIDRKELNYAPRSCLICNQIAKVCARSQAHSVDELQQVIEKQYQQFLQEGKNHADI; encoded by the coding sequence ATGTTTAAGTCAGGCATACCGCAATCAATTATAGCTATTTTAGATCATAGAGAAGAACGAGCAAAAAGACAAGAAAAGTTATTAAACACCTATCCAAATACTTGCTTAATTACTGCTACTTTAAATATTCCAGGACCTATAAAGAATAATCAAGAGATTCATCAGTTAATGCTTTTAGGCAGTGAAAAAGTAACCAACGATTTAACCATACATGATTGGCAGATTCTCCATGCTGAAGAACATAGTTTACCTGTAGGAAACGAAGTATTTTGGGTTATTAATACAAAAGAGTATAAAAAAATTAAACAACTATTAATTAATATAGAAGAAAATTTTTTTCTAGGTAGATTATTTGATCTAGATATTCAATATTTAGATCAAGGAATTCCTAAATTAATAGATAGAAAAGAACTAAACTACGCACCTAGATCTTGCTTAATTTGTAATCAAATAGCAAAAGTATGTGCACGAAGCCAAGCACATTCTGTAGATGAACTGCAACAAGTAATTGAAAAACAATATCAACAATTTCTACAAGAAGGGAAAAATCATGCTGACATATGA
- the citF gene encoding citrate lyase subunit alpha has product MKNNNLSNLPNENKTAYVPFKNTQLKSTKVKRVGPEIQTVTSKMNKMVETIEEAVKKADLRNGMTISFHHHLREGDFVFNQVMETIRKLGIKELTLAPSSLTNAMNEQVIEAIKDGTITSVTSSGMRGSLGEFISHGGMENPVILRSHGNRPRAIETGQIKIDVAFLGVPTTDEYGNANATSGKTIFGSLGYAKVDAQYANKVILITDNLVPYPNTPVSIPQTQVDYIVEVDSIGDPDKIGAGATRFTKDPKELKIAQTVKDVIVHSPYFKEGFSFQTGTGGAALAVTRYLKDEMIKKDIHASFALGGITKPTIDLLEEGLIEKVLDVQDFDRGAAETMAELDNQQEIDASFYADPMNKGAVVNKLDVVILSALEIDTAFNVNVMTGSDGVLRGAIGGHQDAATAKLTIISAPLVRGRIPTVVKNVTTLITPGECIDVLVTEIGIAINPLRKDLLEIFEKIPTIPVFSIEELQARAEKIVGKPKPLEFTDRVVALVEYRDGTLLDTIYQVKE; this is encoded by the coding sequence ATGAAAAATAATAACCTATCTAATTTACCAAACGAGAATAAAACTGCTTATGTACCTTTTAAAAACACCCAACTAAAAAGTACTAAAGTAAAACGAGTAGGCCCTGAAATTCAAACAGTCACATCTAAAATGAATAAAATGGTAGAAACAATAGAAGAAGCGGTTAAAAAAGCTGATTTGAGAAATGGCATGACAATTTCTTTTCATCATCATTTACGTGAAGGCGACTTTGTTTTTAATCAGGTGATGGAAACTATTCGTAAATTAGGAATTAAAGAATTAACTCTTGCACCAAGTTCATTAACAAATGCAATGAACGAGCAGGTAATTGAAGCAATAAAAGATGGAACGATTACGTCTGTTACTAGCAGCGGGATGCGTGGTAGTTTAGGTGAATTTATTTCACATGGTGGTATGGAAAATCCGGTTATCTTACGTTCACATGGCAATCGACCTAGAGCAATTGAGACAGGTCAAATAAAAATTGATGTTGCTTTCTTGGGCGTGCCAACAACAGATGAATATGGAAATGCAAATGCAACTTCTGGAAAAACTATTTTTGGTTCATTAGGTTATGCAAAAGTAGATGCTCAATATGCGAATAAAGTTATTCTAATTACAGATAATCTTGTCCCTTATCCAAATACACCAGTCAGCATACCACAAACACAAGTAGACTATATTGTTGAAGTTGATTCTATTGGTGATCCAGACAAGATTGGTGCAGGAGCGACCCGCTTTACAAAAGATCCAAAAGAATTAAAAATCGCTCAAACGGTGAAAGATGTTATTGTACATTCACCTTATTTTAAAGAAGGTTTTTCTTTTCAAACAGGAACAGGTGGTGCTGCCTTAGCAGTGACACGTTACTTAAAAGATGAAATGATCAAAAAAGACATACACGCTTCTTTTGCATTGGGAGGAATTACTAAACCAACGATTGATTTATTGGAAGAGGGACTCATAGAAAAAGTTTTAGATGTACAAGATTTTGATCGGGGAGCTGCTGAAACTATGGCAGAATTAGACAATCAACAAGAAATCGATGCTTCTTTTTATGCGGATCCAATGAACAAAGGGGCAGTTGTGAATAAGCTAGATGTTGTTATTTTGTCTGCTTTGGAGATCGATACGGCGTTCAATGTCAATGTTATGACTGGTTCTGATGGTGTTTTAAGAGGAGCGATCGGCGGGCATCAAGATGCTGCTACAGCAAAACTAACGATTATTTCAGCACCGCTGGTTAGAGGCAGAATACCAACAGTAGTAAAAAATGTTACTACATTAATTACACCTGGAGAATGTATTGATGTTCTAGTTACAGAGATTGGCATTGCAATCAATCCATTACGTAAAGACCTGCTTGAAATTTTTGAAAAAATCCCAACTATTCCAGTTTTTTCTATTGAAGAATTACAAGCAAGGGCTGAAAAAATTGTGGGTAAGCCAAAACCTTTGGAATTTACTGATCGGGTAGTTGCTTTAGTTGAATATCGTGATGGTACATTGCTTGATACGATTTATCAAGTAAAAGAATAG
- the citE gene encoding citrate (pro-3S)-lyase subunit beta — translation MVEKLRRTMMFVPGNNPAMIKDAGIYQADSIMFDLEDSVALSEKDAARMLVYQALQTVDYEGTELVVRINDIDSEFGRADIFAVIKAGVQVIRLPKTETAEDIHKVEAIILEAEKRFNIKEGHTLMMAAIESAEGVLNAPAIAKASKRLIGIAIGAEDYVTSMKTHRYPDGKELFFARSMIVHAARAAGISAFDTVYSDVENEEGLLNEVKLIHQLGFDGKSVINPRQIPIVNSVYEPTIKEIHHALNVLSAIDEAKAKGSGVISLDGKMIDKPIVERAQRVIMLAQATNLIDSEGNIYEK, via the coding sequence ATGGTAGAAAAATTAAGACGAACAATGATGTTTGTACCAGGAAATAATCCAGCAATGATCAAAGATGCGGGGATTTACCAAGCTGATTCTATTATGTTTGATTTAGAAGATTCTGTTGCTTTATCTGAAAAAGATGCCGCTAGAATGCTTGTTTATCAAGCACTACAAACAGTAGACTATGAAGGTACAGAATTGGTTGTACGTATTAATGACATTGATTCTGAGTTTGGTCGAGCAGATATTTTTGCAGTGATAAAAGCAGGAGTTCAAGTGATTCGTTTGCCAAAAACAGAAACAGCGGAAGATATACATAAAGTCGAAGCAATTATTTTAGAGGCAGAAAAGAGATTTAATATTAAAGAGGGTCATACATTGATGATGGCTGCCATTGAAAGTGCAGAAGGCGTATTGAATGCACCAGCAATTGCAAAAGCATCAAAACGTTTAATTGGTATTGCTATTGGTGCAGAAGATTATGTAACTAGTATGAAAACGCATCGTTATCCAGATGGAAAAGAACTTTTCTTTGCTCGTAGTATGATTGTTCATGCAGCAAGAGCTGCTGGTATTTCTGCATTTGATACAGTTTATTCAGATGTAGAAAATGAAGAAGGATTACTGAATGAAGTCAAATTGATTCATCAATTGGGATTTGATGGTAAATCGGTGATTAATCCACGCCAAATTCCAATTGTAAATTCTGTCTATGAACCAACAATAAAAGAAATTCACCATGCATTAAATGTTCTTTCAGCTATTGATGAAGCAAAAGCAAAAGGGTCCGGTGTGATCTCCCTAGATGGAAAAATGATTGATAAACCAATTGTTGAAAGAGCACAACGAGTGATTATGCTTGCTCAAGCTACGAATTTAATTGATTCGGAGGGAAATATTTATGAAAAATAA
- the citD gene encoding citrate lyase acyl carrier protein translates to MEIKRTAVAGTLESSDIQIILSENKQRGIQLEIKSQVIEQFGEQIERVIREVLKDYTITDAKVKVVDKGALDCVIKARLTTAIHRSLGIENSETPWEVNK, encoded by the coding sequence ATGGAAATTAAACGTACAGCAGTTGCAGGGACCTTAGAATCTAGTGATATTCAAATTATTCTCTCAGAAAATAAGCAAAGAGGCATTCAATTAGAAATAAAAAGTCAAGTTATTGAACAATTTGGTGAACAGATTGAACGAGTAATCCGAGAAGTACTAAAAGATTATACCATTACTGATGCAAAGGTTAAGGTAGTTGATAAGGGAGCTTTGGATTGTGTGATCAAAGCACGTTTAACTACAGCGATCCATCGTTCATTAGGAATAGAGAATAGTGAAACACCCTGGGAGGTGAATAAATAA